The Puntigrus tetrazona isolate hp1 chromosome 19, ASM1883169v1, whole genome shotgun sequence genome has a segment encoding these proteins:
- the stpg1 gene encoding O(6)-methylguanine-induced apoptosis 2: MGKLYKGLNEIQGCASSIPTKYQTIIISNEEKKGFSSQSKRFQDHLNENPGPGSYISHAPAEGCSPSFSKRGTGSFASKAGRVPRSFQRSNPGPDAYNLQTSLLHKHDFNRGESRMFCLPVAVKREKTKNENPAPNQYDVSYSAVDKNSTVSAQSAFRSKTRRSAGVSDNFKGPSPCHYNVSDVLLQKTPQVPYSSFKSTTSRIKPPVRNNIPGPGTYNPHQPPEPVKRTFLPRRHYLGLSAPPLIPNKDPPFPGPGHYDIVNFNRPVKHLVSSAAFLSGTSRWMQDVKVQDIPGPGFYEPMVLSKTSFLYNPEKMWIPA; encoded by the exons ATGGGTAAACTCTACAAAGGCCTGAATGAAA TTCAGGGATGTGCTTCATCTATTCCAACCAAGTACCAGACCATCATCATCAGCAATGAAGAGAAGAAAGGCTTTTCTTCACAGTCAAAGAGATTTCAAGATCACCTG AATGAGAATCCAGGGCCTGGTTCATATATCTCACATGCACCAGCTGAGGGATGCAGTCCTTCATTCTCTAAAAGAGGAACAGGCAGCTTTGCTTCAAAA GCTGGTCGTGTGCCCCGGAGCTTCCAGAGATCAAACCCAGGACCTGATGCTTATAACCTCCAGACGTCTCTACTCCACAAACACGATTTTAACAGAGGAGAATCCAGGATGTTTTGTCTGCCTGTTGcagtaaagagagaaaaaacaaaaaatgaaaatcctgcaCCAAATCAATATGAT GTATCTTACAGTGCCGTGGACAAAAATTCAACTGTTTCTGCTCAAAGTGCATTTCGCTCTAAAACCAGACGTAGTGCCGGTGTCtcagacaactttaaaggacCCTCTCCCT GCCACTATAACGTGAGTGACGTTTTGCTCCAAAAGACTCCTCAAGTTCCTTACTCTAGTTTTAAATCCACCACTTCCCGGATCAAGCCACCGGTGAGAAACAACATCCCCGGTCCCGGGACCTATAATCCCCATCAACCACCAGAACCTGTGAAGAGGACCTTTCTGCC AAGGAGACACTACTTGGGGTTATCAGCACCACCTCTGATACCCAACAAAGACCCACCCTTCCCAGGCCCGGGACATTATGACATAGTGAACTTCAATCGTCCGGTCAAACACCTTGTGTCTAGCGCCGCCTTCCTGTCTGGGACAAGCAGGTGGATGCAGGATGTCAAAGTACAGGATATACCTGGTCCAG GTTTCTATGAACCCATGGTCCTTTCAAAGACGTCGTTCTTGtacaatcctgaaaaaatgtggATACCAGcttaa